One segment of Malassezia restricta chromosome V, complete sequence DNA contains the following:
- a CDS encoding choline-phosphate cytidylyltransferase translates to MIPAPVSQGHGVRVTVPASALDTAPREASSISYAALMGTPARIEPSIAPIQSAESIRAWVRDVIYKPNPERTYRIREPPADRPVRIYADGVYDLFHYAHALQLRQAKLSFPNVHLIVGVVSSSLCEQHKNRPLLESAERYEAVRNCRWVDEVVEDAPWVIDEAFMNKLQIDYVAHDELPYAMATNDDVYDWIKKNGQFLPTRRTEGVSTSDLVARIVSLYRGGELDAKLTKMGEEALTTSSPM, encoded by the coding sequence ATGATCCCAGCGCCGGTATCGCAAGGGCATGGCGTAAGGGTGACGGTGCCAGCGTCAGCGCTAGATACGGCACCGCGTGAGGCTTCTTCGATATCATATGCCGCGCTCATGGGTACGCCGGCGCGGATTGAACCGAGCATTGCTCCGATTCAGTCTGCCGAATCGATTCGTGCGTGGGTCCGCGACGTCATATACAAGCCGAACCCAGAACGCACATACCGCATCCGCGAGCCGCCTGCAGACCGGCCGGTTCGTATCTATGCAGATGGCGTATACGATCTTTTTCACTACGCACACGCACTGCAACTCCGGCAAGCCAAACTTTCCTTCCCTAATGTCCATCTCATTGTCGGTGTGGTGTCGTCGAGTTTGTGTGAGCAGCACAAAAACCGGCCTCTGCTTGAGTCGGCAGAGCGgtacgaggccgtgcgcaaCTGCCGCTGGGTCGATGAAGTCGTCGAAGATGCGCCGTGGGTCATTGACGAAGCCTTTATGAACAAGCTGCAGATTGACTATGTGGCCCATGATGAGTTGCCCtatgccatggccacgaACGACGACGTATACGACTGGATCAAGAAGAATGGCCAATTCCTTCCGACACGTCGCACCGAGGGTGTCAGTACGAGCGACCTAGTCGCACGCATTGTATCTTTGTATCGTGGTGGCGAGCTGGATGCCAAGTTGACCAAGATGGGCGAGGAAGCGCTGACCACCTCGAGCCCCATGTAG
- a CDS encoding mediator of RNA polymerase II transcription subunit 10: MDEGRRPPTPTSASLSPPRADMAHSAEVQAPRSVEEIVRRDLDVRTHAVTDALYRLASHVALDQQAQSVGEMVNDVVRSLADVDVMRGHIHDHIPQEVVDLVDAGRNPDSHTRSFMNRLASENQYSLGQYLSIKAFRDQLAPALSQAFPELETSLQHAMQQHADDTPYPTH, translated from the exons ATGGACGAGGGACGCCGaccgccgacgccgacgagTGCGTCGCTCTCGCCGCCTAGGGCAGATATGGCGCATTCGGCGGAGGTGCAGGCGCCCAGAAGCGTCGAGGAGATTGTGCGCCGCGACTTGgatgtgcgcacgcacgccgtgACAGATGCACTGTACCGCCTCGCctcgcacgtcgcgctggaCCAGCAGGCCCAGTCTGTGGGCGAGATGGTCAATGACGTCGTACGCAGCCTGGCGGACGTGGATGTGATGCGTGGACACATTCACGATCACATTCCGCAGGAAGTGGTGGATCTCGTCGACGCCGGTCGCAATCCGGACAGCCACACGCGGTCGTTTATGAACCGACTCGCGAGTGAGAACCAGTACTCCCTAGGACAGTACTTGTCGATCAAA GCGTTTCGCGACCAACTTGCGCCTGCCTTGTCACAGGCCTTCCCCGAGCTGGAGACCAGCCTACagcacgcgatgcagcagcacgcggATGATACCCCTTATCCTACACACTAG
- a CDS encoding DUF89 domain protein gives MSDRSHASARPASKTLLNLGNLPPKPDYFATDEAASYPRSASLVDPNNPPWPAYRGYHEYSFAHETMGKRLPTILGKAIEDVYKTLNQEWREEVIVDLLQCIERMTGLMRELQANEKLRPIVDDNEGDVTLWNKAIARYFRGADFMSAPWLFAEAYKYRRLHECFSVSRYWMDYDVFFRQKCDTFGRSGTAVFELSTRFAVPYESNVPASTPEERHDRMRKLFLELTQISLWGNATDLSLLINMTEEDIKKIQSTGGEHLASTEQNILGNDLGRLWDLVSHMRGGRIDFVLDNAGFELYCDCVYADWLIQAGIANEVHFHGKRLPWFVSDVTRKDWSWLLNTMTYGHLFEGATDKEIESLRTLGKRWKQYEKEGKWVYEQHPFWCTGYTFWELPAEAPDLFHYLCESDLVLFKGDLNHRKLTYDCQAPTSTPFAQAIGPMAQEPGAPPVASLRTIKSDVVVGVPLQVSERLDAEEPGWRISGKYAVVLLSDGSPVS, from the coding sequence ATGAGCGACCGATCGCACGCGAGTGCGCGCCCTGCGAGCAAGACCCTGCTGAACCTCGGCAACCTGCCGCCGAAGCCCGACTACTTCGCGACAGACGAGGCTGCGTCGTACccacgcagcgcgtcgctcgtcgaccCGAACAACCCGCCGTGGCCCGCGTACCGCGGCTACCACGAGTATTCGTTCGCGCACGAAACGATGGGCAAGCGTCTTCCGACGATCCTCGGCAAGGCCATCGAGGACGTGTACAAGACGCTGAATCAGGAGTGGCGCGAGGAGGTCATTGTCGACCTGCTCCagtgcatcgagcgcatgaCCGGCCtgatgcgcgagctgcaggCGAACGAGAAGCTGCGCCCGATCGTCGACGACAACGAGGGCGACGTGACGCTGTGGAACAAGGCGATCGCGCGCTACTTCCGCGGCGCCGACTTTATGAGCGCGCCGTGGCTGTTCGCCGAGGCCTACAAGtaccgccgcctgcacgagTGCTTCTCCGTCTCGCGCTACTGGATGGACTACGACGTGTTCTTCCGCCAAAAGTGCGATACGTTCGGCCGCTCCGGCACGGCCGTGTTCGAGCTGTCGACGCGCTTCGCCGTGCCGTACGAGAGCAACGTGCCCGCCTCGACGCCCGAGGAACGCCACGACCGCATGCGCAAGCTCTTCCTCGAGCTCACGCAGATCTCGCTGTGGGGCAACGCCACGGACCTGTCGCTGCTGATCAACATGACCGAGGAAGACATCAAGAAGATCCAGTCGACGGGCGGCGAGCACCTCGCATCGACCGAGCAAAACATCCTCGGCAACGATTTGGGCCGCCTGTGGGACTTGGTCAGCCacatgcgcggcggccgcaTCGACTTTGTGCTCGACAATGCCGGCTTCGAGCTGTACTGCGACTGCGTCTACGCCGACTGGCTCATCCAGGCCGGCATCGCGAACGAAGTGCACTTCCACGGCAAGCGCCTCCCCTGGTTCGTCTCGGACGTCACGCGCAAGGACTGGAGTTGGCTCCTCAACACCATGACGTACGGTCACCTCTTCGAAGGCGCCACCGACAAGGAAATCGAGTCCCTGCGCACACTCGGCAAGCGCTGGAAGCAGTACGAAAAAGAGGGCAAGTGGGTGTACGAGCAGCACCCCTTCTGGTGCACCGGCTACACGTTCTGGGAGCTGCccgccgaggcgcccgaCCTGTTCCACTACCTGTGCGAGAGCGACCTCGTGCTGTTCAAGGGCGATCTGAACCACCGCAAGCTCACGTACGATTGCCAGGCGCCCACATCGACGCCCTTCGCCCAGGCCATCGGCCCCATGGCCCAGGAGCccggcgcgccgcccgtcgcgtcgctgcgcacgatcaagtcggacgtcgtcgtcggcgtgccgctccaGGTCTccgagcgcctcgacgccgAAGAGCCCGGCTGGCGCATCTCAGGCAAGTACGCCGTCGTGCTCCTCAGCGACGGCTCACCCGTCAGCTAG
- a CDS encoding mRNA m6A methyltransferase, producing the protein MHHRRWRASLAARHGLADVDGDVSWHARDHPRWPLVREWRRDGSSPPWGPNYAPDAHTVRNDYGARFVDSGLVTPPSAWVPTSDARAAEHPKRRRLLDLKAALVQASAIPRTYLCADLRAWLDPHASLGVLEAVGYDVILIDPPLFSYAWRAPHETRHACWTWDEVAQLPIPRLASRESFVFLWVGDGRDDGLERGRVCLQRWGFRRCEDIVWAQTESCTQYAPASPSLLTPVVQHCLMGIRGTVVRSTDSFFVHCNIDTDVILWPGERPAPGMPISLERKPPHLYEIVEHFCLGTRRLELFGTNRNLRDGWLTVGWDVGPQAPSWPAHGALPLDPAAYAAQFVLEPPHCPLYARSNLVPYSDECEQLRPRTPPPEDQRGRPRPAFRAQPPRHQLLNQGAGGRSTVSTPSASEHLSGAQAQIQRRYQR; encoded by the coding sequence ATGCACCACCGCCggtggcgtgcgtcgctcgcggcgcgacacggcctcgccgacgtcgacggcgacgTGTCGTGGCACGCGCGCGATCATCCACGGtggccgctcgtgcgcgagtGGCGTCGCGACGGCTCATCACCCCCATGGGGCCCGAATTACGCGCCGGACGCGCACACCGTGCGCAACGACTACGGggcgcgcttcgtcgacTCAGGTCTCGTGACGCCACCGAGTGCGTGGGTGCCGACGtcggacgcgcgcgccgccgagcatcccaagcggcgccgcctgctcgatCTCAaggccgcgctcgtgcaggcgtCCGCGATCCCACGCACGTATCTTTGCGCGGATCtgcgcgcatggctcgatcCGCACGCTTCGCTCGGCGTCCTCGAGGCCGTCGGCTACGACGTCATTCTCATCGATCCGCCCCTCTTCTCATatgcatggcgcgcgccgcacgagACGCGGCACGCGTGCTGGACATGGGACgaggtggcgcagctgcctATACCCCGCCTCGCGTCCCGTGAGAGCTTCGTGTTTCTGTGGGTCGGCGAcggccgcgacgacggcctcgagcgcgggcGCGTCTGCCTGCAGCGCTGGGGCTTCCGCCGGTGCGAAGACATCGTGTGGGCGCAGACCGAGTCGTGCACGCAGTACGCGCCCGCCtcgccgtcgctgctgacgcCTGTCGTGCAGCACTGCCTCATGGGCATCCGCGGCACGgtcgtgcgcagcaccgacTCGTTCTTCGTGCACTGCAATATCGATACCGACGTCATCTTGTGGCCCGGCGAGCGCCCCGCGCCTGGCATGCCGATCTCGCTGGAGCGCAAGCCGCCGCATCTGTACGAGATCGTAGAGCACTTTtgcctcggcacgcggcgcctcgagctgtTCGGCACGAATCGCAACCTGCGCGACGGCTGGCTCACCGTCGGATGGGACGTCGGGCCACAGGCGCCCTCCTGGCCCGCACACGGCGCCCTGCCACTCGATCCCGCggcgtatgcggcgcagTTCGTGCTCGAGCCACCTCACTGCCCCCTCTACGCCCGCTCGAATCTCGTGCCGTACAGCGACGAGTgcgagcagctgcggccTCGCACGCCACCACCAGAGGACCAGCGCGGCCGGCCGCGCCCCGCGTTTCGCGCTCAGCCGCCCCGCCATCAGCTGCTGAACCAGGGCGCCGGTGGGCGCTCCACGGTCAgtacgccgagcgccagcgAGCACCTCAGTGGCGCACAGGCCCAGATACAGCGCCGGTATCAGCGCTAG
- a CDS encoding NGG1 interacting factor: MASADPTLTAVQSWFDEHAPTHLAGAWDNVGLIAQSPVPSEATGVFLAVDLTPAVAEELLARGDIRVAVVYHPVIFGGVKALRMQNALQRSILRCIAAGIHLYCPHTTLDACHGGINDWLMAGLSHAWETCAPGDLYSAVQHAKYEVIEPNDRDPSVGMGRRLVWAQPVAWSTLVARTKALLRVPYVQVAPAPGVTEASAMQSLGVCAGSGSSILRQCAVDVFVTGEMGHHDLLAANARGVSVIVANHTNTERQYLKDVLRPAMRASHPTLPVYVSEHDADPLRVV; encoded by the coding sequence ATGGCGTCAGCGGATCCGACGCTGACGGCCGTGCAGAGCTGGTTTGacgagcatgcgccgacgcatcTTGCGGGTGCATGGGACAATGTGGGTCTGATTGCGCAGTCGCCGGTGCCATCGGAAGCGACGGGCGTGTTTCTCGCGGTGGATCTCACGCCAGCGGTGGCGGAGGAACTGCTCGCCCGCGGCGATATCCGTGTGGCCGTGGTGTATCATCCTGTGATCTTTGGTGGCGTCAAGGCGCTTAGGATGCAgaatgcgctgcagcgctcGATTCTGCGATGCATAGCCGCGGGTATCCATCTGTACTGCCCGCACACGACACTCgatgcgtgccatggcgGCATCAACGACTGGCTCATGGCGGGTCTCTCGCACGCCTGGGAGACGTGTGCGCCCGGGGATCTGTACAGTGCCGTGCAGCATGCTAAGTACGAAGTGATCGAGCCGAATGACCGTGATCCGTCCGTCGGCATGGGCCGTCGGCTCGTGTGGGCGCAGCCTGTGGCGTGGTCGACGCTCGTAGCGCGTACCAAGGCGTTGTtgcgcgtgccgtacgtgcaggtggcgccggcgccgggTGTGACGGAAGCGTCTGCGATGCAGTCTCTCGGTGTGTGTGCAGGTTCCGGCTCGTCGATCCTCCGTCAGTGTGCGGTGGACGTGTTTGTGACGGGTGAAATGGGGCACCACGACCTTTTGGCGGCGAATGCGCGGGGCGTGTCGGTGATTGTGGCGAATCACACGAACACGGAGCGGCAGTACCTGAaggatgtgctgcgccctgcgatgcgtgcgtcgcatCCGACGCTACCTGTCTATGTGTCtgagcacgatgccgatCCTCTACGTGTGGTCTAG
- a CDS encoding cysteine and glycine-rich protein translates to MYHRHCLKCVVCQRRLDSVSLLEHDGEPYCSNCHRTHLGQGKDSFGTAVPVKPQHDPSTKSRSFKAVSDTDLHGRRPLPMAPSGSQEPLTVPASVSGQSGSSIFPTPASTAGTPACARCHTPVYFAEQRLAVGRKWHRACLRCEGCRATLDTNRVEEGPMDLWDQGCINTWCHMCYSKKFGPRGIGVAGMSYPTGSGRA, encoded by the exons ATGTACCACCGCCACTGTCTCAAATGCGTCGTGTGCCAGCGTCGCTTGGACagcgtgtcgctgctggagcatgaCGGCGAACCCTACTGCAGCAATTGCCATCGCACGCATCTTGGTCAGGGCAAAGACAGTTTCGGCACGGCTGTGCCTGTAAAGCCACAGCATGACCCCTCCACGAAGTCAAGATCCTTCAAAGCCGTGTCCGATACAGACTTACATGGACGCAGACCCCTTCCTATGGCACCTTCAGGCTCTCAGGAGCCGCTCACCGTTCCGGCGTCGGTGAGTGGGCAGAGTGGCTCTTCCATCTTTCCGACGCCAGCCTCCACGGCTGGCACGCCTGCTTGTGCACGTTGCCACACACCAGTTT ACTTTGCGGAACAAAGGCTGGCGGTAGGTCGTAAATGGCACCGCGCGTGCTTACGATGCGAGGGCTGCCGCGCTACGCTGGATACGAATCGAGTGGAAGAAGGTCCCATGGACCTGTGGGATCAGGGATGCATAAATACCTGGTGTCACATGTGCTATTCCAAG AAATTCGGGCCTAGGGGCATTGGTGTTGCTGGCATGTCTTACCCGACCGGATCGGGCAGGGCCTAA
- a CDS encoding 26S proteasome regulatory subunit N3, producing the protein MAPETKADEVAAPVHDKAQYLAILRHNTQLLQRSVAHVEQRYTARVVRSLPYMRRHAQAWADVLALLVNETFKGAHREELLVHLPPPYKPESAAEETQPEAMDEDASTAPAADEAFPEVLAYVRLLVVVYLLSQPSSLAQATSLCSKAVDDVVQQNRRSLDILGAKLVYFLTRCYELNKDDKLSSLRDRLLALQRTASLRHDSETNATVQNALLRMYMVEDNLYDQAAKLVARAPFPRAKASNPQVARYDYYVGRIRAVELNYSDAHAHLQQAIRRAPQHGLVMKRDASTKPVAAGFHQTAYKLLIIVELLMGDLPERGIFRLPLLRRALASYLPIVQAVRAGDLALFQATLQKHQALFLQDKTYSLILRLRHNVIKTGIRRISLAYARISLADITRKVHLESEEDAEYVIVKAIRDGVIDARVDHENAIMISNEAVDLYATNEPQAQLVQRIDFCLQLHNDSVKAMRYSLDHHRAELDSASAAHARERELVKEIAEGDLGDSEDDWP; encoded by the coding sequence ATGGCACCCGAGACCAAGGCCGACGAGGTGGCTGCGCCCGTGCATGATAAGGCGCAGTACCTCGCAATCCTGCGTCACAATACGCAGCTTCTTCAGCGCAGCGTCGCTCATGTTGAGCAGCGGTATACGGCGCGCGTGGTCCGCTCTCTTCCATACATGCGTCGACACGCGCAAGCATGGGCTGATGTGCTGGCTCTGCTAGTGAATGAGACGTTCAAGGGTGCGCACCGTGAGGAGCTGCTTGTGCATTTGCCACCACCATACAAGCCTGAGTCGGCTGCCGAGGAAACTCAGCCCGAGGCGATGGACGAAGATGCGTCTAccgcgcctgctgccgaCGAGGCGTTTCCCGAGGTACTGGCGTATGTGCGCCTGCTTGTTGTGGTGTATCTGCTCAGTCAGCCATCTTCTCTTGCTCAGGCCACGTCGCTGTGCAGCAAGGCTGTGGATGATGTGGTCCAGCAAAATAGGCGCTCGCTTGACATTCTCGGCGCCAAGCTCGTGTATTTTTTGACGCGGTGCTATGAGCTCAACAAGGACGACAAGCTATCGTCGCTACGTGATCGACttctggcgctgcagcgcacggctTCGCTACGGCACGACTCGGAGACGAATGCTACGGTTCAAAATGCCCTGCTGCGTATGTACATGGTCGAAGACAACCTGTATGACCAGGCCGCCAAACTcgtcgcacgcgcgccttttccgcgtgccaaggcctCCAATCCGCAGGTGGCGCGCTACGACTACTATGTTGGCCGTATCCGCGCTGTCGAGCTCAACTATTcggatgcgcatgcgcaccTGCAACAGGCCATTCGCCGTGCGCCCCAGCACGGACTGGTGATGAAGCGTGATGCATCGACCAAGCCGGTGGCAGCTGGTTTCCACCAGACGGCGTACAAGCTGCTGATCATCGTTGAGCTGCTGATGGGCGACCTGCCTGAGCGCGGCATATTCCGCCTGCCGCTTctgcggcgtgcgctggcgTCGTACCTGCCGATTGTGCAGGCCGTGCGTGCCGGAGACTTGGCTCTCTTCCAGGCCACGTTGCAAAAGCACCAGGCGCTGTTCCTGCAAGATAAGACGTACTCGCTGATCTTGCGCCTTCGCCACAATGTGATCAAAACGGGTATTCGCCGCATTTCGCTGGCCTACGCACGCATTTCGCTAGCCGACATTACGCGCAAGGTGCACCTCGAGTCTGAAGAGGATGCCGAGTATGTGATTGTGAAGGCCATTCGCGACGGCGTCAttgacgcgcgcgtcgaccACGAAAATGCCATTATGATCTCGAATGAGGCCGTGGATCTGTACGCGACCAACGAGCCACAAGCACAGCTTgtccagcgcatcgacttTTGTCTGCAACTGCACAATGATAGTGTCAAGGCTATGCGCTACTCGCTTGATCACCACCGTGCCGAGCTTGACTCGGCAAgtgccgcgcatgcgcgtGAACGTGAGCTCGTCAAGGAGATTGCCGAAGGCGATTTGGGCGACTCGGAGGATGATTGGCCGTAG
- a CDS encoding dihydrolipoamide dehydrogenase, translating into MLSALLSRRACVSVRAMQPMTLPRVVSARGLATGSEPYDVVVIGGGPGGYVAAIKAGQLGLRAACIEKRGSLGGTCLNVGCIPSKAMLNNSHIYHDVAHGLKKRGVDVEGVSLNLPSMMKAKDKAVTGLTKGVEMLLKKNKVDYIKGMGSFASPTTLDVELLDGGKTQVEAKNVIIATGSEVTPFPGVEIDEKQIVSSTGALSLEKVPEKLVVIGGGVIGLELGSVWSRLGAQVTVVEFQDSIGGPGVDGELVATFKKILEKQGLKFELGTKVSTVEKSGDKVTIKAEVKKDGQPKELEADVVLMSIGRRPVTSGLNLEAVGVEVDQRGRVVVDDQYNTTCKGVKCIGDATFGPMLAHKAEEEGIAAVELIKNGFGHVNYDVIPSVIYTYPEVAWVGKSEETLKEEGVAYKVGKFPFLANSRAKTNDETDGFVKFVVEKETDRVLGVHIIGPNAGEMIASACLAMEYSASAEDIARTCHAHPTLSEAFKEAALASYDKPINF; encoded by the coding sequence ATGCTGAGTGCTCTCCTGTCTCGTCGCGCATGTGTGTCTGTGCGGGCCATGCAGCCCATGACGCTCCCGCGTGTGGTGTCGGCGCGTGGTCTGGCCACGGGCTCGGAGCCGTACGATGTGGTTGTGATTGGCGGTGGCCCGGGTGGCTATGTGGCGGCCATCAAGGCGGGCCAGTTGGGTCTGCGAGCGGCCTGCATTGAGAAGCGTGGCTCGCTGGGTGGTACGTGCCTGAATGTGGGCTGTATCCCGTCGAAGGCGATGTTGAACAACTCGCACATTTACCACGATGTGGCGCACGGTCTGAAGAAGCGAGGTGTGGACGTTGAGGGTGTGTCGCTGAACCTGCCCTCGATGATGAAGGCCAAGGACAAGGCTGTGACGGGTCTTACCAAGGGTGTGGAGATGCTGCTGAAGAAGAACAAGGTCGACTACATTAAGGGTATGGGCAGCTTTgcctcgccgacgacgtTGGACgtggagctgctggacggTGGCAAGACGCAGGTCGAGGCGAAGAATGTGATCATTGCTACGGGCAGTGAGGTGACGCCGTTCCCTGGTGTGGAGATTGATGAGAAGCAGATTGTGAGCTCTACGGGTGCGCTGTCGCTCGAGAAGGTGCCGGAGAAGCTGGTCGTGATTGGCGGCGGTGTGATTGGTCTGGAGCTCGGCAGTGTGTGGAGCCGTCTGGGTGCGCAGGTGACGGTGGTCGAGTTCCAGGACTCGATTGGGGGTCCTGGCGTGGATGGTGAGCTGGTGGCCACGTTCAAGAAGATTCTGGAGAAGCAGGGTCTCAAGTttgagctcggcacgaAGGTGTCGACGGTCGAGAAGAGCGGCGACAAGGTGACGATCAAGGCTGAGGTGAAGAAGGATGGCCAGCCGAAGGAGCTGGAAGCGGATGTGGTGCTCATGTCGATCGGTCGTCGCCCTGTGACGAGTGGCCTGAACCTTGAGGCCGTGGGTGTCGAGGTGGACCAGCGTGGCCGCGTCGTGGTTGATGACCAGTACAACACGACGTGCAAGGGCGTCAAGTGCATTGGTGATGCGACGTTCGGCCCGATGCTGGCGCACAAGGCCGAGGAAGAGGGCATTGCGGCCGTCGAGCTGATCAAGAACGGTTTCGGCCACGTGAACTACGACGTGATTCCGTCGGTGATTTACACGTACCCTGAGGTGGCGTGGGTCGGCAAGTCGGAGGAGACGCTCAAGGAGGAGGGCGTCGCGTACAAGGTCGGCAAGTTCCCCTTCCTGGCCAACTCGCGTGCGAAGACGAACGACGAGACGGACGGCTTTGTCAAGTTTGTCGTCGAGAAGGAGACGGACCGTGTGCTGGGTGTGCACATTATCGGTCCGAATGCCGGCGAGATGATTGCGTCGGCTTGTCTCGCGATGGAGTACTCGGCGAGTGCCGAGGACATTGCGCGCACCTGCCATGCGCACCCGACGCTCTCGGAGGCGTTCAAGGAGGCGGCTCTGGCCAGTTATGACAAGCCGATCAACTTTTAG
- a CDS encoding serine/threonine-protein phosphatase 6 catalytic subunit: MVGNPDTWIAQLRECKYLPEEDMMVLCDQVRTLLLEESNIQPVSSPVTVCGDIHGQFWDLLELFRVGGDLPDTSYIFMGDFVDRGFFSLETFSLLMALKARYPGRMTLLRGNHESRQITQVYGFYDECMQKYGSASVWKSCCQVFDYLNIAAIIDGRVLCVHGGLSPELRSLDQIRTIMRMQEVPHEGPFCDLMWSDPEDIETWSVSPRGAGWLFGRMVTKEFNHLNGLELIARAHQLVQEGYKLMHDHHIVTVWSAPNYCYRCGNVASVFQVDDLLHTAHNKTDEAPSRFNASHFKIFDAVPDQDRMHPTRSTASQYFL, from the coding sequence ATGGTCGGGAATCCAGACACGTGGatcgcgcagctgcgcgaatGTAAGTACCTGCCGGAAGAGGACATGATGGTCCTCTGCGACCAGGTGCGCACCCTTCTGCTCGAAGAAAGCAATATCCAACCCGTCTCGAGTCCCGTGACGGTGTGTGGCGATATCCACGGCCAGTTTTGggatctgctcgagctgttCCGCGTCGGCGGTGATCTGCCAGATACAAGTTATATCTTTATGGGCGACTTTGTCGACCGCGGTTTCTTCAGTCTCGAGACTTTCTCGCTGCTCATGGCCCTCAAGGCACGGTATCCAGGCCGCATGACCCTGCTGCGTGGTAACCACGAGAGCCGACAGATTACACAGGTATATGGCTTTTACGACGAATGCATGCAAAAATACGGCAGCGCCAGTGTTtggaagagctgctgccAGGTCTTTGACTACCTCAACATCGCCGCGATCATCGACGGCCGCGTCTTGTGTGTGCACGGCGGCCTCAGTCCGGAATTGCGCTCGCTGGATCAGATCCGCACGATTATGCGCATGCAGGAAGTGCCGCACGAAGGGCCGTTTTGCGACCTGATGTGGTCGGATCCCGAGGATATCGAGACGTGGAGCGTCAGtcctcgcggcgccggaTGGCTCTTTGGACGTATGGTGACCAAAGAGTTCAACCACTTGAATGGCCTCGAGCTGATCGCACGCGCACaccagctcgtccaggaAGGCTACAAGCTTATGCACGATCACCACATCGTCACCGTGTGGTCCGCTCCCAACTACTGCTACCGCTGCGGCAATGTGGCATCCGTGTTCCAAGTCGATGATCTACTACATACCGCCCACAACAAAACGGACGAGGCCCCGTCGCGATTCAATGCATCGCACTTCAAAATCTTTGATGCCGTCCCTGATCAAGACCGCATGCATCCCACGCGAAGCACGGCCTCCCAATACTTTTTGTAA
- a CDS encoding BAP31 domain protein — MTLYYSIVFALLVLEMAMFMVLIVPLPFSARRKLFRFLATSEIVSRINYCIRITFIFVAVLFIDAFQRMIKVSKETNLGDHHQGYHDLRNETNYHAKKFYAQRNVYLTGFTLFLSLILARTHSLVLDLINAQEELVSSTSGASHSDDIATMKKQMAQQQAEYNRLTDELAQAKAAVSDKKAD, encoded by the coding sequence ATGACGCTGTACTACTCGATCGTGTTTGCGCTCCTTGTGCTGGAGATGGCCATGTTCATGGTGCTGattgtgccgctgccgttctcggcgcggcgcaaGCTCTTCCGCTTCCTCGCCACGAGCGAGATCGTGAGCCGCATCAACTACTGTATCCGGATCACGTTCATCTTTGTGGCGGTCCTCTTTATCGATGCGTTCCAGCGCATGATCAAGGTGTCGAAGGAGACGAACCTCGGCGACCACCACCAGGGCTACCACGACCTGCGCAACGAGACCAACTACCACGCGAAAAAGTTCTATGCGCAGCGCAACGTCTACCTCACGGGCTTTACGCTGTTCCTCAGCCTCATCctcgcgcgcacgcactcgctcgtgctcgaccTGATCAACGCGCAGGAGGAACTCGTCTCGAGCACCAGTGGCGCGTCGCACTCCGACGACATCGCCACCATGAAGAAGCAGAtggcccagcagcaggcCGAGTACAACCGCCTCACGGACGAGCTCGCTCAGGCCAAGGCCGCCGTGTCGGACAAGAAGGCTGACTAG
- a CDS encoding NADH dehydrogenase (ubiquinone) 1 alpha subcomplex subunit 6: MTTIPARLAKAAQVSHSLAHAQSRARSLYRSFYRSVPEICALYPLDVPPALLRAKIRTKFERYRHVTDVAVLDILLHKGHTEYQETMNAWKQAPHVMQWFREEEAPAKPETFLGKFYATRDEGRGPTHEGL, translated from the exons atgacgacgattCCAGCTCGGCTGGCCAAGGCGGCACAGGTGTCGCACTCGTTGGCGCACGCCCAGAGCCGTGCGCGCTCGCTGTATCGCAGCTTCTACCGTTCG GTGCCGGAGATTTGTGCTCTGTACCCGCTAGATGTGCCGCCCGCTCTGTTGCGTGCCAAGATCCGCACCAAGTTTGAGCGCTATCGCCATGTGACGGATGTGGCCGTGCTCGACATTCTTCTGCACAAGGGCCACACAGAATACCAAGAGACGATGAACGCTTGGAAGCAGGCGCCCCATGTCATGCAGTGGTTCCGTGAGGAAGAGGCACCGG CCAAACCCGAGACGTTCCTGGGCAAGTTTTATGCTACGCGTGATGAGGGTCGTGGTCCCACGCACGAGGGTCTCTAG